Genomic segment of Sulfurovum sp. UBA12169:
CTTAGATATCCCATATCTTCGTGGGCTATTTCTTCGATTTCTCTCTCTTTGTATTTGCCAAATTTAAATGTTTTCATCATTACGGGGGTGTTGGTCAATTCTGAGAGTTTATGCATTACATCGACGCCGGGATGAGTCTCTTTTGTGGTTTGCACCAACTTGGAGAGCAGCAATTTCATCACCAAAACATCACCTATAGCATCATGCGCTTTTATGGTGATATGCAGCTTGTCTGCCTCTTCCTGCTCTGTTTTGTAAAGGTTCAGCGCATACCGCAAATATTGCAAACGATGGTAAGGCATATTCGGCAAAAGGTGTTTGGCACAGCGAAAAGTGTCGACAAGGGTGTAATGGTTCTCGAAACCCTCTTTTTTGAGCATGGCAAGATCAAAGTTGATGTTATGTGCAATAAGATAGTTTTCGATGTGGTTGAATTGTTGTAATTTTTTATAAAAATCCGTTTGGGTCAGGGTGATTTTATCTTTAATGATGTCAGGAGTGATATTGTGTACTTCCATTGCTTCTATGCTGATCGGTACATTCGTAGAGCAGAATTCATCATAGGTCTCAATCTGTTCTTTGTTGTGTATAATCATTCCCCCTATCTGTATGATACGATCCTGCTCTTGATTTCCTGTTGTCTCTGTATCAAAAAGTATATATTTCGCCATGTGATCCCCCGATGTAATGTTGGATAATACCTTATTTTTGATTATAATAACAACTCTGAATAATTAACAAGATATAATCATCAGATACAGAAACGATGATTATAGATGTGTAACTCATTTTTAAAAATAAGAAGTTTCCCTGTTGCATCAAAAAGATGCTTAAACGCTATCAACAAAGGAAAAAAATGGATAAACATTTTACATCGGTTATTTCAAATGCTTTTGGAAAGTTTGCTTCTAAAGCATTTCCAAAGCCTGTTCAAAACTTTATTAACAAAGGCTATGTTTCGTTGATGGGATTAGACATGAGTGAATTTATGGACTCAAGTCAGTATCCTACGCTCAATGCGCTTTTTACGCGATCTTTTGTAAAAGAGAGGACGATAGAGGGGGACGAGACAGCTTTGATCTCTCCGGCAGATTCTTTAATCACGGACTATGGCAGGATTAAGGAAGGCAAAGCTTATCAAATTAAAGGAATGAGTTATGATATTGACAGGCTTTTGGGAGATGACTATCAAGGAAAAGCTGCGTTGCTGGAAGAAGGAAATTTTATCAATTTTTATTTATCCCCCAAAGATTATCATCGATATCATATGCCGCTTGATCTAAAAATAAAAAGCCTAACACATATACCCGGTAAAATTTATCCTGTCAACATGCCTCTTTTGCGAAACAAAATGAATCTTTTCATTGAAAACGAAAGAGTCGTCATAGAATGCAAAGATCACAAAGGAAAAACGCATTTTTTGATTCTTGTAGGTGCGCTTAACGTAGGAAAAATGGTGGTAACTTTTGAAGAGAAGGTTAAAACCAATGCAAATATTTATTATACGTCCCACTATACTTTTTCGGATCTTTCTTTAAAAAAAGGTGAAATGTTTGGCTGGTTTGAGATGGGATCGACCATTGTGCTGCTGAGTGAAAAAGAGAGCATTCAAACAGAGGTTGCAATCAACCAGAAAGTCTTTTTTGGTCAAAAAATAGGTAAGGTGTTTTAAAGGAGCAAGTTATGGTAATCAAAGAGATACAGGAATACGCACAGATACGCACCAAAGCCAGAGCCTATCTTTGTTATATTCTTAGCCGCAATATTTCTCACAATCTTGACGGGGCAAGCCTGGAGAGTGTACTGAATAATATTAAAAAAATCAAACAATCCTTGCCTCAGAGTGAAGTAATCTATGCCATTGATAAAAATGGCATACAACTCACTGATAATTATTCTGCTAATCCGAAGCTTAATAGTATTGGAAAAGGAGAAGACAGAAGCAATAGGGCTTATTATTATCGTACCATTAATGAGCACCGTTGCATTCTGACCGATCCCTATCCTTCATTGGTCAGCAATGAGCTTGTGGTTACGTCTACTTTTCCCGTATATGACCAAGAGAATAATCTTTTATGTATCATATGCGTGGATATCACTCTTCACGATATCCTAAAGATGGTGCATCCTTCTTCGGTTGATTCGAATTTTGGCACATTGAGCAAAGTGGTCTATGGAGCATTTTCGGTTGCTCTTTTTGCCGTAGCACTCTTGCTCTTTATTGAGGGGATCATCAGTTTTATGGCTTTTGGTATGGATTTTACCAAAATAGATATCAATGAAGTATTTAAATCTACAATTTTACTTACACTTTCGTTGGCAATTGTGGATTTGGTCAAAGCAATATTTGAAGAAGAAGTGCTTGGAGTTAAAAACAAGAACAGTTCGACCGACACCCATCAAACAATGGTACGTTTTTTAGGCTCTATCATTATCGCACTTTCTATTGAAGCACTGATGCTAGTCTTTAAGTTTGCACTAACCGACCCCAGCAAATTGCTTTATGCCGTTTACCTAATCGGCGGGGTTACTGCGCTGATTATAGCACTTTCGGTCTACTTGAACGCCAACAATAAGAGCAACAATAAAAGCAAATGAAGCACAAATTGATCATTTTTGATATGGATGGCACATTGGTAGATAGTTCTCTTTCTATCGCCAATGCTATCAATTATGTAAGGAAAAATCTAGGTTTTCAACCTATGGAGCATGGGCATATCATAAGGCATATTAATGATCCTGCCATTAATCCTTCCCAGTTCTTTTATTATGCCAAAGTCTTTGACAAGCAGCATGAAAAATGGTTTTCTGAATATTATACGAACAACCATCAAAAAGAGCTGGTGCTTTATGAGGGGATAGATACACTTTTAAAAAAGCTGAAAAACAGGGGACACAAACTGGCTATCGCAACCAATGCTTACCGAAACTCAACCATAGAATCTTTGACACATTTAAAAATCTATGACTATTTTGATGCGATTGCCTGCTACGATGATGTCCTCCAGGGTAAACCGCACCCAGACATGCTCTTTAAAATTTTAAGAGAGGTGCGCTTGGATCCGCGCGAAACACTTTTTATCGGAGATGGTCCTCGGGACGAGATGGCAAGTCAAAAAGCAGGCATTGACTATAGAATGGTTTCCTGGGGTTTTACGAAACATCATAATGCTATAAAAAGCGTCCATGAATTGGAAGCTCTGTTGTTTTGATGGCTATTGCTTGACATTCGGTTTTTGGATCGCATTCAAAATTCTTAGCATCTATCCCGGCATTTTTTTCTTGCAACCATGGAAGCCTTCATTGTTTTGGTTCCGCTTATATCGGTATCCCAGTATTCACAAATATGCAGCAATTCACATGGTCCATGAAAAGCGCTTTCCAGTTCCCCTTTTTCAAGTAAAAATGCGCGCTCAGAAGGAGCTCTTTCGTTGTCGGGATGATACAAGAAGGTTTCATAGATAAAGATTCCTTCTTCTTTTAGGGCATTGATAATCTGAGGAAAAAGTGAACGTTTAAGAAAATAGGTGCACACAATCAAATCATAGCTGTTTTGCGATAGTGCGTAAGTATCAAAATCAACCTCTTTGGCATGAATATGAGGAATATTTTGCAAAGAAGCAATGGCGACGGAACTGATATCCAGTGCATCCACTTCAAAACCAACGGAAGCCAAGAGTTTACTGTGCCTGCCCATTCCGCAAGCTATATCAAGCGCTTTTGTCCCTTTTGCAAGTGCAATATTTTGTGTGACCAGCGAGATAGGGGTGTCCCGAACAGAACTGTTTTGATATTTTTTATCCCAGCGAAGCTTGTCTTCATGCGCCATTTTTTTAGCCTTTTTGGATATGATTCTATCAAAATTTGCTGGAAAAACAATGCAGATATGTATCAAGGATTTTTATGATAGAGGTTCTATTTTTAGCAGTTGCACTTAGTATGGATGCTTTTGCGGTATCGGTGGGTATCGGTGTGAAAAATGTCAGTTTCACTAGACTTCTGGCGATAAAAGCAGGACTTTTTTTCGGTGTTTTTCAGGGGGCAATGCCGCTTTTTGGATATTTGGCAAGTATCGGAGTCGGAAGTTTTATTGAGTCTGTGGACCATTGGATCGCTTTTGTGCTTTTGGGTCTTATCGGGGGCAAGATGATTTATGAGAGCTTCGGAGAAAAAGTAGAAGAGGAATTTGCAGCCTTTACAAACAAGGTCTTATTGCTTCTTGCGGTCGCTACAAGTATAGATGCTTTGGCTGCAGGATTTACGCTGGGATTGCTTGAATTAAATCCTTTTGTATCAATGGCATGTATCGCTATTGTTACTTTTATTTTTAGTTATGCGGGAGTTTTTTTGGGAACGAAAGGCGGAAGCTTCTTAGAGGAAAAAGCAGAGATTTTTGGGGGTGTTATGCTTATAGGTATCGGAGTGAAGATACTTTTGGCGCATACATTGTTTTCATAAAGAGTTATTTCTGATTGTGGCGGCAGATTGATCAGCCTCCAAGAGAAAGGTAAGACGTTTATTTTTTACTCTGGGTTGTTGTGTTGCATATTCCATCTCCGGAGAGATGGATGGTTGAAATAATTTTTTCATACCCTCGCGTCAAAGGTTAATATCCTTTGAAAAATTAGAGAATAGTAACGTTTTCAGCCTGTGGACCTTTTTCGCCTTGTCCGATTACGAAAGAAACTTTTTGATTCTCACTTAGGTCTACACGACCGTAGCCATTACTGTTGATTTGACGAAAATGTACAAATACATCTTTGCTTCCATCATCTGGTTGGATAAATCCAAAACCTTTTTCACTGTTGAACCATTTAACGGTTCCATTCATTTGATTTGCCATTGCAATTCCTTTGTTTATTGATGCACTTCATTGCTGAAGTGGTTGAAAATATAAAAGTGGAGTATTCTTTGAGGGTGGATTATACAGCTAACGAAAGGTCATCAATAAAAACAAACCAAAGATGAAACTCTAAATCATCTTTCAATAGAAGAAGTATAGCTGAAATATTTTATAATAGCAAGTACTATTTTGCAACTAAAAAGTAAAAGAACGGATAAGCAAAATTCCCGCCTCATAAACTTAACCCAAACCTAATATGTCTTGGGTGCTGTTATGCCATTGCAGGGCAAATAAATCTATTCATTATTTCCTGTATAATAAAATTCATCCAATCCTTCCAGGAATGCCATAAGAAGCTCATCCGAACAGACTTTAAAATTTTTGTGGTTTTCTTTTCGAAAAAAAGCTGCGAGCTGTTGTTTGGTGAGATGAACATCGGCGAGATTAAAAATGATCTCAGTTTCAGGCTCTTTGAGTTCAAGCGCAATGCGAAGTTTTTTAAGAATAAGATTGTTTGTGAGCTCTATTGCTGCATCATCATTTTGTTTTTTAGGGCTCGGACCTCTTTTGAGCAGCACTAATCCGTCAAGAAAAACTCCCAACTCTTCATAGGTACAAATTTTAAATCCTTTGTCCTGTCGGCGTTTGAGCAGATTTTCCAACTGTACGGGGTTCATGTCATATGAGGCTAAAGCATATGCTTTTAAAATGGTTTCATTGTCAAGATTGAGTGCTGTTTTGATCTTGTAAAGAATGTCGTTTGTTTTCAATGTGTTACCTACTTTTTTGCTGCTTCTTGGGCTAATGTTTGCATTGTTATCTTCATTTTTGCAATGATATCCAAACATTTGTCATCTTTGATGTTGTGCTTAAGCGACCAGTATTCCGGATTGGTGAAGGTCAATGTCGTTTTGCCGGTATAGTCGGTCGTAAAAAGCATACGAAGCGGCAGATCCAGCCCGATGGAAGGGTTGCACTGCATCAAAAGTGTTCCTGTTTTCGGATCGCCGAAAACAATTACGGTTTCGGGCTTAAGTATCATTCCTGCATTCTGTGCATTTTTGGAGTGATCGATTGTTTCAAAATAGCTCAAGCCCTGCGAAGAGAGAGCAGAGACAAATTTGTTGATACTGGCAGTGAGATCATTTTGACTCTCTACGGTATTGAGAAAGGCACCCTTTTTGGTATCGCATCCCAACAAAATTAAAGCCATGCACCCGAGCAGAAGAAACTGTTTCATGCTATTTGCTATACATTAAATCTAAAGTGCATAACATCGCCGTCTCGTA
This window contains:
- a CDS encoding DNA polymerase III subunit epsilon yields the protein MAKYILFDTETTGNQEQDRIIQIGGMIIHNKEQIETYDEFCSTNVPISIEAMEVHNITPDIIKDKITLTQTDFYKKLQQFNHIENYLIAHNINFDLAMLKKEGFENHYTLVDTFRCAKHLLPNMPYHRLQYLRYALNLYKTEQEEADKLHITIKAHDAIGDVLVMKLLLSKLVQTTKETHPGVDVMHKLSELTNTPVMMKTFKFGKYKEREIEEIAHEDMGYLRWMRNNLELDEDMQFTLDFYLK
- a CDS encoding phosphatidylserine decarboxylase, with product MDKHFTSVISNAFGKFASKAFPKPVQNFINKGYVSLMGLDMSEFMDSSQYPTLNALFTRSFVKERTIEGDETALISPADSLITDYGRIKEGKAYQIKGMSYDIDRLLGDDYQGKAALLEEGNFINFYLSPKDYHRYHMPLDLKIKSLTHIPGKIYPVNMPLLRNKMNLFIENERVVIECKDHKGKTHFLILVGALNVGKMVVTFEEKVKTNANIYYTSHYTFSDLSLKKGEMFGWFEMGSTIVLLSEKESIQTEVAINQKVFFGQKIGKVF
- a CDS encoding haloacid dehalogenase, producing MKHKLIIFDMDGTLVDSSLSIANAINYVRKNLGFQPMEHGHIIRHINDPAINPSQFFYYAKVFDKQHEKWFSEYYTNNHQKELVLYEGIDTLLKKLKNRGHKLAIATNAYRNSTIESLTHLKIYDYFDAIACYDDVLQGKPHPDMLFKILREVRLDPRETLFIGDGPRDEMASQKAGIDYRMVSWGFTKHHNAIKSVHELEALLF
- a CDS encoding tellurium resistance protein TehB codes for the protein MAHEDKLRWDKKYQNSSVRDTPISLVTQNIALAKGTKALDIACGMGRHSKLLASVGFEVDALDISSVAIASLQNIPHIHAKEVDFDTYALSQNSYDLIVCTYFLKRSLFPQIINALKEEGIFIYETFLYHPDNERAPSERAFLLEKGELESAFHGPCELLHICEYWDTDISGTKTMKASMVARKKCRDRC
- a CDS encoding manganese efflux pump MntP — translated: MIEVLFLAVALSMDAFAVSVGIGVKNVSFTRLLAIKAGLFFGVFQGAMPLFGYLASIGVGSFIESVDHWIAFVLLGLIGGKMIYESFGEKVEEEFAAFTNKVLLLLAVATSIDALAAGFTLGLLELNPFVSMACIAIVTFIFSYAGVFLGTKGGSFLEEKAEIFGGVMLIGIGVKILLAHTLFS
- a CDS encoding cold-shock protein, whose product is MANQMNGTVKWFNSEKGFGFIQPDDGSKDVFVHFRQINSNGYGRVDLSENQKVSFVIGQGEKGPQAENVTIL